The Gemmatimonas phototrophica region TGATGCGATGCTGGTGGGCGAATCGTGCACCGCCGAGCTCATTCAGGATCAGCCGGGATCGCTCGCGCAGGGCATGTCGCTGCCCGTGCCGGTGGTGCCGCTGGAGCTGCCGGCCTACTCCAAGAAGGAAAACTGGGGCGCCAGCGAAACGTTCTATCATCTCGTGCGCACGCTGCTGCAGCCCCAGGCACCGGCACCGGGCACCACGCGTGAGCCGGTCATCGATGTGGTGCGCCGGGAAGGCCGACGCCCGCGTGCCAATCTGCTGGGGGCCACCGCGCTGGGGTTCCGCAATCGTGATGACGTGCGCGAAATCACGCGGCTGCTCCACGACCTCGGCGTGGATGTGCATGTCTGTGCCCCGCACAACGCCACGGTGGCCGATATCCGGCGCATTCCCGAGGGCGACTTCAATATCGTCCTCTATCCGGAAGTCGCCGATACCACGGCCCGCTGGCTCGAGAAGACGTTCCGCATGCCAACCGTTCGCACGGTTCCCATTGGCGTGCTCGCCACCCGCGAGTTCGTTGAGGAAATCGGCGCCGTCACGGGGCTCGATGTGCAGCCGCTGCTGGAACACGAACGGGCCGGCGCCGCGCAGGTGGATGCCAGTCGGTCGCTGTTGCCCTGGTACTCGCGTTCCGTAGACTCCACCTATCTCACCGGCAAGCGGGTCTTCGTCTTTGGCGATGCCACGCATGTACTGGCCGCCGCGCGCATTGCCCGCGATGAGCTCGGCTTTCAGGTGGTGGGGATTGGCACCTACTCGCGCGAGTTTGCCCGGCCCGTGCGCGAATATGCCGCGAAAATCGGCGTCGAGGCGCTGATCTCCGACGACTATCTGGCCGTGGAGCAGAAGGTCGCGGAGTTGGCGCCGGAACTGGTGCTCGGCACCCAGATGGAGCGCCACATTGCCAAGCGGCTCGGTGTCCCCTGTGCGGTGATCTCGGCCCCCATTCACGTGCAGGATGTGCCCGCTCGGCACTCACCGCAAATGGGCTTCGAGGGCGCCAACGTCATTTTCGATACGTGGGTGCACCCGCTCATGATGGGGCTCGAGGAACATCTGATTCACATGTTCCGCGAAGATTTCGAGTTCGGTGATGGGTCGTCGCCGTCGCATTTGCACAGCAGCGCCCCGCGGACCGCTGGGGCCACGGCGGTGCTCGATGCCCCCGAACCGTTGCTGGCGTCCGCGACGTCGTACAGCACGGCCACACGTACGGGCACCCACGAAATCATCGTGCCCGAAGCCGCCAGTGCAGTGGCGTACGACGAAGACGAAGGCGACACCACGGTGGCACCGGCAGCGGTGGCGATCACTTCCACCCGCTGGCTCCCGTCCGCCGAGTCGGAGCTCAAGAAGATTCCCTTCTTCGTGCGTGGCAAGGTGCGCCGGAACACGGAAAAGTTTGCGCTCGATCGCGGGATCGTCGAGATCACCGTGGATACCATGTACGATGCCAAGGCGTTCTATGGCCGCTGACACTCGCACTCCGGAAATGCGCGTCTGCATCACGACGCTGGATGCTCACCTCGCTGACGCGTTCGAGCGCGCCAAACAGGGGCTGAGCAGCGTTCCGGGATTGCACGTGTCGATGCACATCGCCGCCGACTTCGGGACCGACCCGAAGGCGGCGGAGCGGGCGCGGCAGGATATTGCGAAGGCCAACATTGTTGTCTGCACGCAACTCTTTCAGGAAGAGTACGCCAACGAAGTGCTGGCAGCGGTACTGGCCCGGCGGAACGAAGCCGATGCGGTGTTGTGTGCGTTGTGTACGCCGGAACTGGTGAAGTGCACGAAGCTGGGCAAGTTCGACATGATGGGCGCCGAAAGCCGCTCGCCGTTCTCGCCCATTGCGCTGCTCAAGAAACTCCGCGGCTCGCGTGGTGATGGAAAGTCGAGTGGCGAGCGGCAAATGAGCGCACTGCGCACGTTGCCCAATTTGCTCAAGTTCATTCCGGGGACCGCGCAGGACGTGCGCGCGTATCTGCTGCTCATCCAGTACTGGCTCGCCGGTTCCGATGAGAACATTGAGCAGATGATCCGGTATGCCGTCGATCGGTATGCGGCCGGGCCGCGCACCAAGTTCAAGGGCGCCCTCAAGCCGGCGCAGCCGGTCACGTATCCCGAGGTGGGGCTCTGGCATCCGGTGCTCCCCAACCGCGGTATCACCGAGTCACTCGCGGCGTTGCCGGCGCCGGCGAAGCCGGTGGGCACCGTGGGGGTGCTCGTTGGGCGCTCGTACCTGCTGGCGGGTAACGTGGCGCACTACGCCGCCGTGGTGAAGGGACTCGAGGCGCGCGGTCTGCGCGTGGTGGCGGGATTTTCGTCGGCCCTCGATGCCCGTCCGGCCATCAGCAAGTACTTCGTGAACGACCGTGGGCAGGCCACCATCGACGCGATGATCAACCTCACCGGCTTCTCGCTGGTAGGCGGGCCTGCGTACAACGACTCGGCGGCTGCACAGGTGGTGCTCAAGGGACTCGACGTGCCGTACCTCACGTTGCAGACCCTCGAATTCCAGACGATTGAGGAGTGGCAGCGCGATGCGCGCGGCCTCAATCCCTTGCAGGCCACGCTGCAGATTGCCATTCCCGAATTGGATGGGGCCATCGTCCCCACCGTGTACGGTGGCAAGGGGGCGCCGGTGGAAGGCAAGCCGGCGGCGTCGGAGCCTATTCCGGAGCGGGTGGACCGGGTGGCGGAGCGCGTGGCCCGATTGGTCATGCTGCGGCGCAAGGAGCGTGCGCAGCGGAAGGTGGCCATCGTGCTGTTCAACTTCCCGCCCAACGCCGGGAACACCGGCTCGGCGGCGTATCTGGCGGTGTTTCCGTCGCTGCAGCGCGTGCTCGCCGAAATGAAGGAAGGTGGGTACACGGTGGATCTGCCAGCCAGCGTGGATGAATTGCGGGAGCGCATTACACAGGGCAATCGCGAGCAGTTTGGCGCGCCGGCCAACGTGCACACGCGTATCCCGGTGGATGATCACGTGCGACGCGAGAAGTTCCTCAAGGAGATCGAGAACACCTGGGGGCCCGCGCCGGGGCGTCAGCTGGCCGATGGTCAATCCATTCAGGTGATGGGCGTGCAGTTCGGCAACGTGTTCGTGGGCGTGCAACCCAGCTTTGGCTGGGAAGGCGATCCCATGCGGCTCCTTTTTGAAGGGGGCTTCGCTCCCACGCACGCCTTCAGTGCCTTTTATCGCTGGCTCAAGGAAGACTACAAGGCCGATGCCGTGTTGCATTTCGGTACGCATGGCGCATTGGAGTTCATGCCCGGGAAGCAGTCAGGGCTGGACAACACCTGCTGGCCGGAACGTCTGATTGGCGATCTGCCCAACGTGTATCTGTACGCGTCGAACAATTCGTCCGAAGGCACGCTGGCCAAGCGTCGCGGCAACGCGACGCTGGTATCGTATCTCACGCCGCCGGTGTCGAACGCGGGGTTGTATCGCGGGCTGGCCGATCTGAAGACCAGCCTTGATCGCTGGCGCCAGTTGGACGGCGGACGCGCGGCCGAAGCCGATCAGTTGCGCACGCTGGTGCAGCAGCAGGCGGCGGCGGTGGAACTGGCCGCGGCGGAGCCGGCGTGGACGCCGCAGGAAACGGATGCGCGTATTGCGCACATTCGCGAGCGGTTGCTGGAATTGGAGTACAGCCTCATTCCCACCGGGCTGCACGTGGTGGGGGAACCCATGACGCCCGACGCGCGGACGGAAATGCTCATCGAGATGGCTCGCAGTGGCCGTCCCGAAGTGGACTTGCCGTCTATTGGCGAAACGGTGCTGGCGGGGCATGGCGACAAGCGCACCGACGACACCCGTGGCAGCGCGGTGGAAGCCATTGTGCGCGCCGCCGTGCAGACGCTGGTGGAGAAGGGAGACCTGCGTGCCGCACAGGCCGCCGGGCGCGCCGAAGCCAAGGGGCTAGGGCTTCGCATCAACAATGACAAGCAGTTCGATCAACACCTTGAACTGTTGTCCGGCTACGACGCCTCGCTGCGCGAGGATCGCGAAGTGGAGGGCATTCTGCGCGCCCTCGACATGCGCTATGTGGAGCCGGCCCCCGGAGGCGACTTGCTGCGCAACCCGCAGGTGCTGCCGTCGGGGCGGAATATTTACGGCTTCGATCCGTATCGCGTACCAAGCGCGGCGGCCATGCTTGAGGGGCGGACCCGTGCCGAACAGCTGCTCGGCAAGCATCAGCAGGAAACGGGAGAGTTCCCGGAGACC contains the following coding sequences:
- the bchB gene encoding ferredoxin:protochlorophyllide reductase (ATP-dependent) subunit B, giving the protein MELTLWTYEGPPHVGAMRIATSMKGVHYVLHAPQGDTYADLLFTMIERRDRRPPVTYTTFQARDLGGDTAELVKTSVREAYERFKPDAMLVGESCTAELIQDQPGSLAQGMSLPVPVVPLELPAYSKKENWGASETFYHLVRTLLQPQAPAPGTTREPVIDVVRREGRRPRANLLGATALGFRNRDDVREITRLLHDLGVDVHVCAPHNATVADIRRIPEGDFNIVLYPEVADTTARWLEKTFRMPTVRTVPIGVLATREFVEEIGAVTGLDVQPLLEHERAGAAQVDASRSLLPWYSRSVDSTYLTGKRVFVFGDATHVLAAARIARDELGFQVVGIGTYSREFARPVREYAAKIGVEALISDDYLAVEQKVAELAPELVLGTQMERHIAKRLGVPCAVISAPIHVQDVPARHSPQMGFEGANVIFDTWVHPLMMGLEEHLIHMFREDFEFGDGSSPSHLHSSAPRTAGATAVLDAPEPLLASATSYSTATRTGTHEIIVPEAASAVAYDEDEGDTTVAPAAVAITSTRWLPSAESELKKIPFFVRGKVRRNTEKFALDRGIVEITVDTMYDAKAFYGR
- the bchH gene encoding magnesium chelatase subunit H; amino-acid sequence: MAADTRTPEMRVCITTLDAHLADAFERAKQGLSSVPGLHVSMHIAADFGTDPKAAERARQDIAKANIVVCTQLFQEEYANEVLAAVLARRNEADAVLCALCTPELVKCTKLGKFDMMGAESRSPFSPIALLKKLRGSRGDGKSSGERQMSALRTLPNLLKFIPGTAQDVRAYLLLIQYWLAGSDENIEQMIRYAVDRYAAGPRTKFKGALKPAQPVTYPEVGLWHPVLPNRGITESLAALPAPAKPVGTVGVLVGRSYLLAGNVAHYAAVVKGLEARGLRVVAGFSSALDARPAISKYFVNDRGQATIDAMINLTGFSLVGGPAYNDSAAAQVVLKGLDVPYLTLQTLEFQTIEEWQRDARGLNPLQATLQIAIPELDGAIVPTVYGGKGAPVEGKPAASEPIPERVDRVAERVARLVMLRRKERAQRKVAIVLFNFPPNAGNTGSAAYLAVFPSLQRVLAEMKEGGYTVDLPASVDELRERITQGNREQFGAPANVHTRIPVDDHVRREKFLKEIENTWGPAPGRQLADGQSIQVMGVQFGNVFVGVQPSFGWEGDPMRLLFEGGFAPTHAFSAFYRWLKEDYKADAVLHFGTHGALEFMPGKQSGLDNTCWPERLIGDLPNVYLYASNNSSEGTLAKRRGNATLVSYLTPPVSNAGLYRGLADLKTSLDRWRQLDGGRAAEADQLRTLVQQQAAAVELAAAEPAWTPQETDARIAHIRERLLELEYSLIPTGLHVVGEPMTPDARTEMLIEMARSGRPEVDLPSIGETVLAGHGDKRTDDTRGSAVEAIVRAAVQTLVEKGDLRAAQAAGRAEAKGLGLRINNDKQFDQHLELLSGYDASLREDREVEGILRALDMRYVEPAPGGDLLRNPQVLPSGRNIYGFDPYRVPSAAAMLEGRTRAEQLLGKHQQETGEFPETVAVVLWGTDNMKSEGTPLAQVMAMMGVVPRFDSVGRLTGARLLPLESLGRPRVDVVITLSGIFRDLLPLQVKLLAEASLLCAKADEDPERNYIRKHALETMKDTGCTIEQASLRVFSNADGAYGSNVNLLIETGRWQDENELADLFVQRKGFAYGPDGKPQSQPALMKRALGKATLSFQGLDSVDLGATDIDQYVESLGGMTRVIAQQNDGKAPAVYVGDYGQGQGKVRTLKEQVELESRTKMLNPKWYEAQIQYGYEGVRNITGHLVTTLGWSATGGKGTVPHWVYAEASKTFVLDEEMRKRIADANPDAALGIAQRLLEANDRGYWQPDDATLEALRDAAADLEDRLEGVYAS